The proteins below are encoded in one region of Drosophila santomea strain STO CAGO 1482 chromosome 2R, Prin_Dsan_1.1, whole genome shotgun sequence:
- the LOC120446653 gene encoding uncharacterized protein LOC120446653 has product MQFFIALTLMLVFSLDTTNGSCEGSLDLDNGRFFTRSNNLVIFQCNRGFVLQGNSIHTCDRDGRLREKKPFCARRGCEKPEDPTNGYVLDNPLKAEIVCLDGFLLYGSRTAFCDGEKWSTQLGACRRSNHTMDHSCDFESEDQCGWSAEETIWLPWKRISAVTDFHHPSTGPRYDHTIGNSSGGHYMRMETQIEAYGSYHFVSPIYPRSLCLNAACCFRFHYFMFGAGVDSLVVSVKPASLQVDDMWNSFRSNSSKFEITGSQGTHWLEHTITIDKMHEDFQVVFTATDARSQFGDIAIDDVKLMTGSECGVGGYTTTTTTTSSSTTEPASSGMSSSEEPLVYDMMSCSFRCGSVSPGSPLFSVDGIIMSCGCDDSCILNNNCCPNYFEKCVKGLDIGSNVILNSATTATTPRSRNATTSKVSSISITTTRGSTTPRTITNSTTLPRTQISTKKLLTNLETSTEKTTPTRNQPRLPEPSTVSSQQITETTTTDRSRKDYQQDAGNAGQMDMNINVPHPALIVMYLLIGVILVIVVANLKQLCKILSKSSSRDNEKVVSFKRAFEGLRKPRGMSQNYTGMDQHLCSALDEDLDYFEDMDMNIRMVTDL; this is encoded by the exons AtgcaattttttattgcaCTGACATTGATGTTAGTCTTCAGTTTGGATACCACAAACGGAAGCTGTGAGGGATCTTTGGATTTGGACAATGGACGGTTCTTCACTCGATCGAACAACTTAGTGATTTTCCAATGCAATCGGGGATTTGTGTTGCAAGGAAACTCAATACACACCTGCGATCGGGATGGTCGCCTGCGCGAGAAGAAACCATTTTGTGCCA gACGAGGTTGCGAGAAGCCTGAGGATCCGACAAACGGATATGTGTTGGATAATCCCTTGAAGGCGGAAATCGTGTGCTTGGACGGTTTCCTTCTGTATGGAAGTCGCACGGCCTTCTGCGATGGAGAAAAGTGGAGTACGCAGTTGGGAGCTTGCCGGAGGAGCAACCACACGATGGACCACTCCTGCGACTTCGAGAGCGAGGACCAGTGCGGCTGGTCAGCGGAGGAGACCATCTGGTTACCCTGGAAGAGGATCAGTGCGGTGACCGACTTTCATCACCCCAGCACGGGACCCCGATACGATCACACCATCGGGAACAGCTCAGGTGGACACTATATGCGCATGGAGACCCAGATCGAGGCTTATGGCAGCTACCACTTCGTGTCACCGATCTATCCGAGATCCCTCTGCTTGAATGCCGCCTGCTGCTTTCGGTTCCACTACTTCATGTTCGGAGCTGGAGTGGACAGCCTGGTGGTGTCCGTGAAGCCAGCGTCGCTGCAAGTCGACGACATGTGGAACAGTTTTAGGTCCAA TTCCAGCAAATTTGAGATAACTGGCTCGCAGGGAACACATTGGCTGGAGCACACAATCACCATCGACAAGATGCATGAGGACTTTCAGGTGGTGTTCACCGCCACGGATGCGAGGTCGCAATTCGGGGACATTGCCATCGATGACGTAAAACTGATGACGGGCAGCGAATGTGGAGTGGGTGGATacactaccaccaccaccaccaccagcagcagcaccacagAACCTGCATCTTCAGGGATGTCCAGCAGCGAGGAGCCACTGGTCTACGACATGATGAGCTGTTCGTTTCGCTGTGGATCCGTTAGTCCGGGAAGTCCACTTTTTTCCGTTGACGGTATTATCATGAGTTGCGGTTGTGACGATTCCTGTATTCTGAACAATAATTGTTGTCCCAACTACTTCGAAAAGTGTGTGAAGGGCTTGGACATAGGGTCAAATGTTATTCTGAACTCAGCGACCACAGCAACTACCCCGAGATCGAGAAATGCAACGACGAGCAAAGTATCAAGCATTTCTATAACAACAACGAGAGGTTCCACAACCCCAAGGACGATCACAAATTCAACAACATTACCAAGAACTCAAATAAGTACTAAAAAGTTACTGACCAACCTGGAAACTTCAACAGAAAAAACCACACCCACAAGAAACCAGCCAAGGTTGCCTGAACCTTCAACAGTTAGTAGCCAACAAATAACAG AAACCACTACGACTGATCGGTCCAGAAAGGATTACCAGCAGGATGCTGGTAACGCAGGTCAGATGGACATGAACATAAATGTGCCGCATCCAGCTTTAATAGTGATGTACCTGCTCATCGGCGTCATCCTGGTGATAGTTGTAGCCAATCTCAAGCAGCTGTGTAAGATTCTTTCCAAGAGCTCAAGCCGTGATAACGAGAAGGTAGTCAGTTTCAAAAGGGCATTCGAGGGTCTCAGAAAGCCGAGGGGAATGTCCCAAAACTACACTGGCATGGATCAGCATTTGTGCAGTGCCCTCGACGAGGATTTGGATTACTTTGAGGACATGGACATGAACATACGCATGGTGACTGATTTATGA
- the LOC120445644 gene encoding uncharacterized protein LOC120445644, translated as MSAFKVAYACRYCGNIVSYKTAKVNETPYDLLLSRTFNLIHEDKIRETNGERFQNLHCSKCRMELGLLCLQSERNAQLKGLSLLEKVHLVVYDSYEVPFEIA; from the coding sequence ATGTCTGCCTTTAAAGTTGCTTACGCGTGTCGTTACTGCGGCAATATCGTCAGTTACAAGACGGCCAAAGTGAATGAGACGCCCTACGACCTGCTCCTGAGCAGGACCTTCAACCTGATCCATGAGGATAAGATCCGGGAGACGAATGGGGAGCGATTTCAGAACCTGCACTGCTCCAAGTGCCGCATGGAACTGGGTCTGCTATGCTTGCAGAGCGAAAGGAATGCCCAACTGAAGGGACTTTCGCTGCTGGAGAAGGTTCATCTGGTGGTGTACGACTCGTACGAGGTGCCATTCGAAATAGCTTGA
- the LOC120446614 gene encoding uncharacterized protein LOC120446614: MRERSQTTPRRRRAGPKQALPGSSSEGVGALESPYYTIDNTEDIYGTTLLPSQRCYVDPWDLENYDYVRKKIDDVTGGGGGAGGVEAIEPAYGGGGNSLTPSPTYGYAGGVGVGVGVGMSATMPRPHTQSRRVSRAQCQLECCVPQRTRRRSRSARKEPLYTARSDIYGVPSRYEDYMATMTRQLQLDNGEDEEPEDLYGEEQRQLYNGFGGFSSTSSTEHPSSIGDERAIIPQRRAATLQRRSVPNEMQRSSNMAGGYGTAPHPRRKRSGKSLTPLAAPPQIEFPAPPPLSPAYDYCNPYATLPYCSIPDCSECQQQIYAAPSTLYGAAAGDGSSRMRGSSPHHSSGGDSSLYSGIYARKFGLSKKGLLQIDYSCSWNDLDRVMQRHF, translated from the exons ATGCGTGAACGCAGCCAAACGACTCCAAGAAGGCGACGAGCCGGTCCAAAACAGGCCTTGCCCGGCAGCTCCTCCGAGGGAGTGGGCGCTTTGGAATCCCCCTACTACACCATTGACAACACGGAGGACATATACGGCACCACCTTGCTGCCCTCGCAGCGCTGCTACGTGGATCCCTGGGATCTGGAGAACTATGATTATGTACGCAAGAAGATCGATGATGTCaccggtggcggtggtggtgccgGTGGTGTTGAAGCCATTGAACCCGCCTACGGTGGTGGGGGCAACTCGCTGACGCCTAGTCCCACATACGGATACGCTGgaggtgtgggtgtgggtgtgggcgtgggcatgTCGGCCacaatgccacgcccccacacGCAGAGTCGCCGGGTGTCGCGTGCCCAGTGCCAACTGGAGTGCTGCGTGCCCCAGAGGACTCGTCGCCGGAGCCGCAGCGCCCGCAAGGAGCCACTCTACACGGCCAGGAGCGACATCTACGGTGTGCCCAGTCGCTATGAGGACTACATGGCCACCATGACCaggcagctgcagctggacaATGGCGAGGATGAGGAGCCCGAGGACCTTTACGGCGAGGAGCAGCGGCAACTTTACAATGGCTTTGGAG GCTTCTCCAGCACCAGTTCCACGGAGCATCCCTCCTCGATTGGCGACGAGCGGGCCATCATTCCCCAGCGACGGGCGGCCACCCTACAGCGCCGCTCCGTGCCCAACGAGATGCAGAGGAGCAGCAACATGGCCGGGGGCTACGGAACTGCCCCCCATCCGCGGCGCAAGCGAAGCGGCAAGAGCCTGACGCCTTTGGCCGCACCGCCACAGATCGAGTTCCCCGCCCCGCCGCCACTTTCGCCCGCCTACGACTACTGCAATCCCTATGCTACACTGCCGTACTGCAGCATACCGGATTGCAGCGAGTGCCAGCAGCAGATCTACGCCGCACCCTCCACGCTCTACGGAGCAGCTGCTGGGGATGGCAGCAGCCGGATGAGGGGCTCATCGCCCCATCACTCCAGCGGAGGCGACTCGTCGCTCTACTCCGGAATTTACGCCCGTAAATTCGGACTGAGCAAGAAGGGTCTGCTGCAGATCGACTACTCCTGCAGTTGGAACGACCTGGACAGGGTGATGCAGCGCCACTTCTGA